tccagactctttctctcaaaatcttgcctgatgatttccagctcagatgggattactttcaagtgctcttctatcgactgaggattcccttgatctgatgtagggatgttgtagttaatcctctgattccaccatcggtcgtactcaggagtagtcatgggattggcagcaaaattcttcattttacgagtctggttccaggcatttgatatctcgcgaattttctttttgtaattattccctgtgaacgtgaactcgcactgggctaacccgtatgttggtggtgtaaactgTCTGGATCTGTATTGTCACAATGCAAGCAGAGAAGCATATCCGACGGCTccccatactcctaacaagggaacccaatcaaaatctccgcatcgatataatatttcatcagggaccatccacggggctctccattcaacatcttcttcttgcagattttggagaaccgtcatccaattttcttctgttacatcatctcgcctcggtgtagccactaactctttcagcggagagtaattttcagagaaTATACGATAtgagaccttttccactttccaaaaatggctgtggaaccagGATAGTAagagctgtgcacatccaataaatctcccttcacctgctcttctacaagcatttaatgatctgaaagtttccTCCAAGATTGCGAATGCAggtgtggttcctttaccaagcctatcAAAAGGTCAACAACAAACCTCGTCTACATGCCTCAAAGCCTTGGGAAGATGACCATCCATAGatgctcaaggcgaagacatctacccttttcttcacgCTCGGTGCGCTAAGATTAGATCCTCGGGTTCCTCCATGGGatgcatttacaatctcctttttgtttgatccggTTGTCACCCATCGCTCGCTCATCCCGTGATGTTCATCgcttttttgaaaatctttgacGCTTGGTGTCCGGTATAAATTCGCCTATCTGAATCTTTGGGCAACggagcaaggtcgtgtattcttctatagtaggtaccaaatctaccttcccaaaagtgaagcaaccGTAGCGtaattccaatattgggcaagggctcaAACATGTGCTCGTCTACCTTGACATCAAGcgataaggtaaatcaccgtaatgacaatagaataacTGTTTGACCTCGTCGTCCCACTGGTTCCATATTTCTTTCAaatcttggagattattctgggTTACGCTGATCCGAGTGAAATTCCATAGCTCTGACACATACCCCTTGGTAAGACGTCACCTTTCCCTTGTTGTGTTGTCTCAGCCCCTATCCGGACAgccgcgttgtcttctactttatcaaaaaaccccttttccatgataagctatctatttaggaaccgaacacgaatcaacaccttttatgatgaaaatgtcatGCAAATACAatgaaagtaaaacaaagcaagtcagtaGTTTATGCACAGTTCAAAGCAAacgaagaataataaatatagcacttgctcaggtaaccactagggtttcggagtggctctacctagggtgggttcttaaggcttgctacatggggtttgattctagaataagggtacctgaaccagcatattcctcgatcttcacccattataggctcatacagaccgaAGTTCGATTCGGGGAATACATTTCCTATGGtcgcacggagatgaaaatctcacgaagacataggtacggatgtatcccaaagcaatccactatcccgcacggaggtgaaaacctcacgaaggaatagatTCGCCCCACTTaagagggtgtgaccacaacggtcatgcaatgcaatatgcaacaCTATTTAAAGAATCGGACCAACGAAAGGTGTATTATTTAGACCACAAAAATAGgcgatgaaatgcaatgaaaggatcgtatttcaaaactaaattttcaattttcgataaaaagacaagagttaatcaacttgtggcttgactctctcattcgtgtccccagcggagtcgccaagctttcgtaaccatttttttgaaaaaaaaacgggaatcgacttggattttgaaaataaaagaacgggagtcgccaccgatcctttttgacgaggtgtgattgggtcacctcaTAAAAgcggttgtttttaataaatagtttgatttatttaaacaacaattttggtctacgcaaatcaagaaagcaggttcgggagtcggttacgctcgaggaaggattagcaccctcgatacgcccaaaattggtacctagttgattaattagtgtcttagtgtcaaaaattaaaaaaacttgaaagaattttaaaatacgatccttctttataaaagctcaagtgttaaagaccttctcgtctcaaaatatgaaatgtcacaaCCAGAAGTTAGGAcgcgacatcttgaattttcgagagcgagcttgccttttatgaaatctatgtattttattaaaagggtattcgattatttaaaataaacgagaaaagtcgaaacccagtaagttagggcacgttttctcgaattctcaaacaccgaatattgtctttattttgaaacaaaattcttatttcgagatgacaaaatatcatatccggtaagttagggcacgacacttcgcatcttcgagaataagcatttttcaaaactcgtataatgatttgaaagagtattccgttatttaggttaaatgagaaaagtcaaaacccagtaagttagggcacgattatttCGGACTACCTAATAACGGATTTTGCTCTTATGAAAGTTAATACATTGAACAAAAAGCAAAGCGAtttataataaaatgtaaaagcaaAATATAGCATTGATGTGTATAAGAATATAATAATGGTGCGACAGTGTCAAAACAATAACATGATCAACCGTAAAAGATGAAGTAAGATCAAGGCTAATAATATGCAATTATAAACAAATgataaacatggaaaaataaaaataacaatgataacgaaaacgataacgataataataataatgtaaataacaaTAGTACGAAACGATAATAACGCATGGTATTTAAATATGatagtaataatgtgaatatGAAGTAGTAGGGAGCACATgtatgtaaaacatataataccaGATTACAAATATGTAtgcaatatttattaaaaatagtaataataacaaagactaataataacgatatataaacacataaatgtatatattaaaaataataatatgtgtaCGTAgtattaaaatacataaaatgcgatattaatgtatatatatgcacacaaaaatatatgtaatatattaaaAGATTAGACAGAGTAtacgtaaaaatatatatgtatataaaatgtatgtaaTGTAAGATATGTGCTTAATAGgaatataatgtatatatatttaatgaaaGCATATGTGACACACAAATACCTAAAAACAATAGTATTAAGCTATTAATAAtgctatataacatatatatatatatatacatatatataatgaaaatacGTACTACTATGTAATGATAATAGAAATACAAAAgtaaaagtattaaattaaagtaataatatatatatataaaactacaTATGTAAATGTGTATATGTACGTATAAAATGTATACTAATATATAATGATAATAGTGATAGTAATAATGATGTTAAAAAGCGagatataatataatagtaatattaaaataagataattaaaataatactataccTATGGaaaatgtatatacatacatatgcataaaacatatattaatagtaataataataaccatatagGTGATAATAATAacgaaaaaatatttaaaatatacataaaaataataaaaggtatgtatatataataataacaatagtatagcaaaaataatgataatatgttaatgaatatggtaataataataataatgattaaaataatgctaaaaaataaaataaaaagtaaaaataatataaaatcgaTTAAATCTCAAAGAAGGACTAAATTCGAAACTAAAACAGGATTTTGGGGCCAATTCGAaaggaaatataaaaaaaagggcACCTATTTGAATACGCAGATAATATCCAGGGGCCAAAAGGGGAATTTACCCGAACCCTTAAAACGACGTCGCATGAGAGAGGATTAAATCACAAAACGTGATGAACTTTGaggccaatttgaaagaaataaaaaagctAATTACGAAACGTGTGAAAAGCAGAAGGACCGCGCGCGTAATTAGACCATCAGAtgaaaacgcgcggatcctgagGCGGGTCGGAGCTAGTTCTCGGGTCAGGTTggttaaacggcgtcgttttggggcttatgGGTGCcgaccaaaacgacgtcgttttataacacctatataagttaaaaaatcAGCCTTAAAAATCATTTCTACCGTctgttaagaaaaaaaaaagaaaactaagctctttcttttctttccaggTCCATATGCCGGCGAGGACTCCGGCCATCGCTCCGCCGTGGCTCCGTCGCTccggccaccgtgtacggtggccgaAAATCGCCTCaggtataaatttttttattttttattttttgttttatatatttacttaatgATGCATGTTGTTttgataaacataaataatatgtgTTAAAAACGTTTCAAAGAAAGAGTAAGAGAAAGGGTAAAATGATAAACAAATAGAAAAACAGTAGATAGACCTTTAGATCAGCCTTCGAAATTCTTTGCTGCaagttcgtatttttatttactAAACCTTTTGATGTGAATCTCTTTTTTCTTCTGAGAAAAATGAAAAACCCCCCCTAAATGGTTCTCTGATTTGGCTTTAAATAGCCATTAcatttcttttttaatatttgtCTATTCTGCTTTTTGAATGTTGTAGGCGCAAGTGGGGCGATGGTACAGTGGTGGTGCTTGCAGACGTCGGTGGTGGAGCAGAGGGGAGCATGTGCTGACAGCTAGGGTTTCTTGGAGGAGTTTAGGCTAGTGGGCTAGGGTTAGGTGAGGTTTGGGCTTAGTTGGGCTAAGTTATTTGGGTTGGTTTGTAATTGGGTTTAGGGGGTTTTGGgtattgggcccaaaattgggcttgtacacatattttatatgaattttcCTGGAAATGTTAAATCCAgcctaaaaaaaatattttgaaacttGAAACTCATTTAAGTAAGTGTTTCTAAGGGTGTAAGAACTTAAAATTTTCTAAACAAACTCCATGTCGATTCTCAAAAAGTCGCTAACAAGTCTTAATCCgctaaaatttaattttcaaaaatatatttcGACACAATTATTAAGCAAACTCAACCAAACAAAATCATATTTGAAGCACCTAATCTTATTCTTGTGACACAGAGAGAGAAACCTTGTCTTTTAGAAAATTGTAACTtccaaatattaaaataaacattCTTTCTTGTGTCGGAAATTTTCTGTGTCATTTTCCTTCATTAAATTTGTGTGTACAAACAAATTAAAGTTGAGCTTCATCGCCAAACGCATTTATAtatgcatatgggttgggaagaTGCTAAAAACAGCCATGATGGTGGGCACTGATATCATTAGTCATAGCTTGCAATCCCACAATGATTTTACTTTCCCCTTCGTTTTACCATCATGTTTGTGCTCCTCTTTGTGCGGTGCGCGTAATGCCTCTCCTGGTTGTAATGGACTATGACAGATTCATTTGAATCACAATGAATTTTAAacttaaaaaggaaaaagaaacagGTATACCCAAATTGGGTACTCACAATACCCAAATTACAGCCGTGCACATATATTTTATGACCACTAATTAAATCTCTGCCCTCCAACTGAGTTGAACTGCATGTGCTCTCTACTTCACCAGGACATTTCCAACAGGTGTGATCTGTGATAGATTACTTCCAAATATGAAAGGTCAAATCAGTTGTGACTTTGAAGCATAAGATCAATTGTGTTTATCCAAGAACAGATGTCATATTCTACACAGCTAGCTAATAGCACACTGAAAACTACTTAAAAACTCACAAGGGAATCTCTAAGCTCATTTATATATTCCTTTGTCTACCTTTTTATAAAGCTTTTAAGCCTCTTGTCTTTATAATCCATTCAAAAGTTGTGCTGATCAAGCCTTTTGACTGTGCCTGGCTGGCTACCAACAAAATGGTTACTGCCCTGAAAAACTTGATGGTGTTTGAATGCCCACAGCAGCAATGGCTGGGGACAGTCCTATTGGTGCATCCCTTGCCTGCCATTTGTCCAACTCTTGTACCACTTGAGAAGAATCCCTGCTACACACTCTAAAGTTGGAACAGTGTTGATGTGATGAAGCTCCAGTTGCTTTGATTCCTAGAGTAGTGGGACTCTAGGAAAGTCGAGATCAATCAAACCGATACAAGACTCCACTTACAAAAAAGAACTCCTCTATTCAAGAAATCAAACGTCACACAAACTCTCACAATATATACCCACCAATTGCTTCAAAGTAATGGGATATTGGCAAATGTTTTACGGCTTTTTATAATTCAGCCAACCCAGCTTAACCTTTTGGAGAAGATCAGGAAAGCACTGAGGACTTTTATAATAAAAATGTTACTAATAAGGGAGATATGAATTGCACCTAACTTTTACATTTCTCTTTTCAATGGTAATCTTTTTCAAACTGTTGAAGCTTCACGCCCTCAATGCATGCCATAAATAATTGCATTTTTTTCAACCGATGTGAACATCATGATAATTGCATTTTCATCTCAAGTCAACCAATTTACTCACAATCCAATTCCAAAAACTGTACATGCATCTTAAATATGTTGATCCACCAAAAGAACATTCTGATTTAGCTCCATAGATCTTCTTTTACTTCATTTACATGCAAATTAAGCTTTTAATTTACAAGACCTTTTGAATGGCTACcccatcaaaaaaaaaaaaaaacaagcggGGCACTAACAAATCTGAGATAGGCCTCGGTCCAGGAGGGGCCCTGCCATGATGGTTAATGATAAAATGTAAATTATTGAACTGCAATGACaagtaatatatattaataaaacaagCAATAACCCCAAAAGTTGATCACGGGCTTTATGAATTATGATAATATTTTGCCTTTAAAAGGAGACTCAAAGCAATCCCCCGCTAATTCCAATTCACCTCTAAACATGGATGTCGAGAAAGTCTTTCATATGACTGGAGGAATCGGCAAGACTAGCTATGCGCAAAATTCTGCTTTCCAGGTTTGGCACGTTTGTTTTTTCCTTTCTTCTATGTcaccattttctttcattttcttctcTACTAACTATGTTTCTCCTACAGAAAAAGGCATCAGATACGGTGAAACATATAACCATGGAAACGATACAAGAACTTTACTATGAAGTAACTCCCAAGAGCTTAGGCATAGCTGATTTGGGTTGCTCTTCTGGACCCAACTCCTTGTCCCTCATCAAAGATATGGTCGAAGCTGTTGAAGGAACTAGCCATAAAATTTTCCATCCCATGCCAGAATTTCGAGTTTACCTTAATGATCTTCCAACAAATGACTTCAATTCAGTGTTCAAGTCCCTGCCTGATTTTTATAAGGACCTTAAGAAAGACAGAAATCAAGAGGGTCCATCTATTTTCATAGCAGGCTACCCTGGTTCATTTTATGGAAGACTGTTCCCATGCAATTGCTTGCACTTCATCTATTCGTCTTACAGTTTGCACTGGCTTTCCAAGGTATAAAATTGTCTCTGTTCCATTGTTTTTAGATTTGAATTCCATGCAATGACAAGAATTTCAGTTAATGGTCACTGTTATACATGCAGGTTCCTCCAGCTCTTTACGATGAGCATGGCAAGTCCATCAACAAAGGAAACGTTTACATTTCTGAATCAAGCCCTCCAAGTGTGTCCCAAGCATACTACAAGCAGTTCCAAGAGGACTTCTCATTGTTCCTTAAATCACGATCAGAAGAGCTAGTCACAGGTGGGAGAATGGTGCTGATTCTCTTAGGAAGAATAGGTCAAGATCATGTTGACAGAGGCAATTCTTTCTTCTGGGAAATCCTCTCAAGATCCCTTGCCATATCTGTTTCTCAGGTAATCCTTGTTTTTCATACATGCATAAATATTTCATTTCTTCTTGTTGACATCTTCTCCCCCTTATGTTTTGCAGGCAGAGATTGAAAAGGAAAAGGTTGATTCCTACGACGTGCATTTTTATGCAGCATCAAGAAATGAACTAGAAGATGAAGTGAGAAGAGAAGGGTCGTTCGAAATAGACAAGCTTGAGATGTTTGAGATAGAGAGGGAAGTGAAAAATGGGGAGAGCTATGGCACCGCAGTGGCTATGACTGTGAGGGCTGTTCAAGAATCCATGCTTTGCGACCATTTTGGAGATGGGATAGATCTGGATTCCTTGTTTAACAATTATGGGAAAATGATTGATGAGGAAATGGTTAAAGTAGATATTAAACCCATCACTTTTGTCATGGTTCTTAAGAAATTATGAATGTCATGCAATTACGAGAAACACCGATTTGCCTCAGTCTAAATCtaattagttttataatattttttccaTAATTTTGTCTATGTTGAATAATTTAATAGGGGATAAACTACCCATTTAGTCCCTGATTTTAGAGATATTTCTTAATTTGATCTCTAAACTTTTTTAGTCTACACTAATTTGGAAACTTGACAACTTTTTCCAATTTGATCCCTGAACTTGAGATTCTTCCATTCATcacttaaatttttataatttctttattaactttttactattattttggggtttttagattatatataattcttttaaaaattttacatgaTGGAATGACATAATCTCAAAGTGTCATATAATTatactttaattaattctaaattcaatGATCGATTaagaaaaattaccaaattacagaACAAACAAAATTAAGTGACCAAATGAAAAAATGTTACCAAATTTAGAAACTAAATGTTTATTTATCTCATTAATAATATAATTGCACTTAATAAATCGATTATgggatataatattatttttacatcattttattcttttatcCAATCATTATTTTGCTTCCTATTAATGTAAAACATGTACGATAAATTTTAAGTATGTTAAAAGTATTTAATTATTTGGGGTTTTtcgtatatataaaatattaaaatatttattaaaatatattttactaatttttatCTCCTGCTAtgcataatttataaaatttttattagttaaataataattaaaaatacaaaaaaattactttaaacttatataatttatttaaattttgataaaataaatttttaatttagttgtttaaaactttttattagaaaaattataaacaatattttgtaaaaatagtATTTCAAATTCGGAAACATTTAAAATGCACAAcatttttcataaattatttttattatatatttaaaatgtttttatttttatttctttgagcattaaatataaaataatttaaaattaaaatcagattttaaatattaaaattttaaaatctatatagaaattttattttaaaacatatCACTTTAAGTTTAATATTCTTCATAATGTagtattttattttgaattttaattttaaaaatcaatattttagatttaaaatattatatgtttgcaaatatattttaaaaacacAAGTAAACATCtatataattttttcaaaataacttagtaaatattttaaaattgctTACACATTTGTTGGGGAAGTGTTTAAACAAAAGCTTGTTAGAaacataaattcaattaataattgaaaacaaatttacttttaaaaaatttataatttataaaaattctaatttaaattattttctataaaatagtaatcatatttttttttttggtaagcaAAACAAACGATTACATATTATGATTCATGAGAGAGTTACCAACAAAATTATCGTTCTATAAGATATCAATAATCTTGGAAGGAGGAGACTCGAAGATACGCAAGGAGGAACCACTTGACAGGGAAAATTTagccaaagcatcagcaaccCGATTGGTTTTTCTAGGAACATAATTCAATACCCAGTTTTCTTCCAAGGCCAAAATATGTTGTATCCACTTAATAAGAGCATTATTAGAACGATCAGCCTTACTCTCATTGATCAAGATCACATTTTCAAGATTATCTGAACGAATGATGACCTCATTATATCCTTGTTTTTGAGCGATAAGCAAACCATCCAGTAAGCCCCATAGTTTAGCAGTCGCGACAGAACATTTCCCCAAGAAGCGAGTAAAACCGAGGATCCACTCCCCTTTGCTATTGCTCAACATACCACCTGCAGCAGAAAGACCAGACACAGAGTGAATAGCACCATCAAGATAAGAAATACGATTTTTCGAGTCCGACGAATCGAAAAGTCAGCAGTAGTGCAAATTCATCCCGTCATTAAAAGAGTAAAGGAAATGTTTTGCCCAACTATAAGAAGCGTTGATAATATCCTTCGGATTCAAGCCAGTTCCTTGAAAAATAGTTAAATTCCAATTCTTCCAAATGCGCCAAAGAATGATCCCAAAGAGGCAAGGCCAAGAATCATCACTTTGCCTATTGAAAGAATGAAGTTGTAAATTCGAAGTAAGCCAATCAGACATAGAAGCTGAGAAAAAACTCCTAAGCTGGAAAGTAGGAATGATCTGGTGCCAAATTTCCTTCACAAAGGAACAATATCTAAGAATATGCGAAGCATCTTTCATAGAATAACCACAAATTTGACACGACGCATCCTGCTCAATGCCCTTCTGAACTCTCTCCGAGTTGGTTAAAAGTCTTTGTTTAAGGACTAACCAGAGGAAATGTTTCACCCGATGCGGCCTTGGGATTTTCCAAATCCTTTTCCATTTCGTTTCTTGCGGATGCCAATAATCCTCATTCAGAACATAGTAAGCACTCTTCACAGAAAAAACTCCCGACGTTGTTCTTGACCAAGAAAAACTATCTGGTCCAACCTGAACCATGGAAGGAGGAATACTAATGATGCGCTCCACCACCACTTCAGGTAACCACAATCTAAAAAGGACAAGGTCCCACTCCCCATTAGGCAAAACCATTTCACTAACAGTGGTCTTAGGATCGAATGAGCCATATCCCGAAACATAATTTTTGAGAGAACCTTTGTCAAGAACCCAACAATCCTCCCAACAGCGAACAGTCTCACCATTACCAATGGACCAAATTATAAAGCTACGCAATAGGGGCCAAGCTCTAACAATAGCTCTCCACATGTAAGAACAACTACTCATCATAATAGAGTCAGGCATACTATTCTTCATTCCGTACTTGCCTCTAAGAACTTGAACCCAAAGAGTTCTAGTTTTAGAGATAAGATTATAACCCAGTTTCATCATAAAAGCACTATTTTGATCACTAAGATGACGAAAGCCGAGACCCTAACATAAGTTTTCCCATTTAACTAAGGCAATCTTCCTTTTGCCTTCTGCAGCTCCCCAAATGAATTGTCTTACAAGGCCTTCAATAGCGTCACAGACTCCCTTAGGAACGAGAGAAGATTGCATGAAATAGCTTGGAATAGTCATCAGTACGAACTGTGTTAAGGTGACCCTTCCAGCAAAAGAAAGACTTTTAGCGTCCCAACTCGGAAGTCTATTCTGAACTTTTTCCACCAAAAAATCCAAAATACTCTTGGTAACTCTTCTAGGGAAAAGAGGAACCCCGAGATAATGCCCTAAGTTGTTGACTTCATGAAAACCAAGTATTTCCTTGATCTCGTTTCTTGAAGATATGTTAACCCCCGCAGAGAAGAACACATTTGTTTTCCTAGCATTAACTTTGTGACCAGAAATGTCACAAAAATTACTGAGATACTTCGCAAGGAGATCACTGTGCACCACGTCGGCTCTGCTAAAGATCACTAGATCATCAGCGAAAAACAGATGTGAAAGGCTTGGTCCAGATCTCGAAATCCGAATAGGATTCCACTCCCTCGCTAAGATGCTACCATGGAATCTATGACCCAGCCATTCCATGCATAAAATAAAGAGATATGGGGACAGATGACACACTTGGCGAATACCTCTTACTGGCTTAAACTTCTTGGTTGGCTCACCATTCTAAAGTACCTGCATAGAAGAAAGCATGATAGCATTCATAATAACATTAGTCAAAAGAGAAGGAATACCTGCTACAGAAAGCGAAGTCTCCACAAAGTCCCATCTAACCCTATCGTAAGCCTTCACTAGATATATCTTAATAGCCATCCACTAAAGGCTCTTCTTAACTTTCATAGTGTGCAAAACTTCCTGCGCGATAATGACATTATCAATAATGCTTCGCCCAGCAATGAAACCTGCTTATTCTTGGCCAATGAGCTTCGGAAAGATAACCTTAAACCTGTTAGCAATAATCTTCGTGACTAACTTGTAAAGCACAGAACAAAGGCTAATCGATCTGAACTGAGAGAAATTTTCCGGATTCTGAACCTTGGGAATTAACACAATAAGAGTGTTATTAAACTCAGGAACAATGATGCCACCATCAAAGACATTTTTAACCCAAACACAAATGTCCTCTCCGATAATATCCCATTGCTTTTGGAAAAAACCAGCTTGAAACCCATCGCTGCCAGGGGCTTTAAAAGGTGCCATGTTAAAAAAGACAACCTTAATTTCTTCACTCGAAACGTTATGACCAAGAAAAGCCACATATTTAGAGTTTAAACCACGAAAATC
This window of the Gossypium arboreum isolate Shixiya-1 chromosome 12, ASM2569848v2, whole genome shotgun sequence genome carries:
- the LOC108485879 gene encoding probable methyltransferase TCM_000336, which encodes MNYDNILPLKGDSKQSPANSNSPLNMDVEKVFHMTGGIGKTSYAQNSAFQKKASDTVKHITMETIQELYYEVTPKSLGIADLGCSSGPNSLSLIKDMVEAVEGTSHKIFHPMPEFRVYLNDLPTNDFNSVFKSLPDFYKDLKKDRNQEGPSIFIAGYPGSFYGRLFPCNCLHFIYSSYSLHWLSKVPPALYDEHGKSINKGNVYISESSPPSVSQAYYKQFQEDFSLFLKSRSEELVTGGRMVLILLGRIGQDHVDRGNSFFWEILSRSLAISVSQAEIEKEKVDSYDVHFYAASRNELEDEVRREGSFEIDKLEMFEIEREVKNGESYGTAVAMTVRAVQESMLCDHFGDGIDLDSLFNNYGKMIDEEMVKVDIKPITFVMVLKKL